A section of the Chryseobacterium scophthalmum genome encodes:
- the rsmA gene encoding 16S rRNA (adenine(1518)-N(6)/adenine(1519)-N(6))-dimethyltransferase RsmA: protein MSVKAKKHLGQHFLTDENIARKIVEGLSFENYGNVLEVGPGMGVLTKYLIEKEQKVYLAEIDTESIEYLKQHYEKITEETFVGDFLKHDFAGLENEQIAIIGNFPYNISSQILFKIIDYYEQIPEMVGMFQKEVAERTAAVPRTKDYGILSVLIQAYYDVKYLFTVHENVFNPPPKVKSGVIRLTRNPKEGLAGNEVLFKQIVKAGFNQRRKKLSNALKVLNIPEALKTHEFLDKRAEELSVADFISFTTLWKENQ from the coding sequence TTGAGTGTAAAAGCAAAAAAACATCTCGGTCAACACTTTTTGACCGACGAAAATATCGCCAGGAAAATTGTAGAAGGACTGAGCTTTGAAAACTACGGAAACGTACTCGAAGTAGGTCCCGGAATGGGAGTTCTTACCAAATATCTTATTGAAAAAGAACAAAAAGTATATCTTGCCGAGATCGATACAGAATCTATCGAATACCTGAAACAGCATTACGAAAAAATAACCGAAGAAACCTTTGTAGGAGATTTTTTAAAGCATGATTTTGCAGGTTTAGAAAATGAACAAATCGCAATTATCGGAAATTTCCCTTATAATATTTCGTCACAGATTTTATTTAAAATCATCGATTATTATGAGCAAATTCCTGAAATGGTAGGAATGTTCCAGAAAGAAGTTGCAGAGAGAACTGCCGCTGTACCAAGAACAAAAGATTACGGAATTTTGTCTGTTTTAATTCAGGCTTATTATGATGTAAAATATCTTTTCACCGTACATGAAAATGTTTTTAATCCACCACCGAAAGTAAAATCGGGAGTGATAAGACTGACCAGAAATCCTAAAGAAGGTCTTGCCGGAAATGAAGTTTTGTTTAAACAAATCGTAAAAGCCGGGTTTAATCAAAGAAGAAAAAAATTATCTAATGCACTGAAAGTTTTAAATATTCCTGAAGCGTTAAAAACTCACGAATTTTTAGATAAAAGAGCTGAAGAGCTTAGTGTTGCAGATTTTATTTCTTTCACCACACTTTGGAAAGAAAATCAATAA